The DNA region TTTGCTTGAGAAGATGAAGTCGGTGTACACGAATGTAGAAGGTCTTCCTCCGGATCGAATTGTTCCAACTGTGGGATTGAATATTGGTCGTATTGAAGTGGCAAATAGAAAGCTTGTGTTCTGGGACCTAGGAGGCCAGGTATCTCAGAAATAGATAGGCAATACTTATGTTTGTAAATTCTATAATTATGAGATTAGAATGAATTGTTAATTTGATTTGGCAAAATTATTTTGTTCACCGACTCTAGTTTTATGAGCTGCTTGTCAAAATCATTTCGGTCTAGAACTTTGATAGCTAATATGTTTAACATCTACATGGTTCTTGTGGTTTAATTTTTTGTGCTTCTTTAAAATATCAAAATGCAACTACTCCACTAAACTAACTGTTTTTTTATGGCACTAAACTAACTGGTTTAGTGTCTGTTTTTATTATATGTTTGATATTTTATATTCAACATATTAGAACGGTTTCTTTATTATGGTTACTTATAAGAACTGCTAATTAAACTATGTAATTTGAACTATCAATTTTACCCGTTTTATCACTGAAACTTGAGTTTTAGTGCTTCAATTGGCAACGCTGAAGGGGATTTTGTAATTGAAAAATTAGTCTAATATGCATGGACAGTTGATTGAGTGCTTCATTTTTAACTGTAAGCCTAGCAGGAATAGAGTGTATCATTTGGTGAAAATGTCATACTTGACCCTCTGTATACTGATCTTGCTATCCATTTTCATATAATAAGATGTTAATTTAATTTCCCCACTTATCAGCTTGGTCTTCGCTCAATCTGGGAGAAATATTATGAAGAGGCACACGCTGTAGTATTTGTTGTAGATGCATCTTGTCCCTCACGATTTGAAGATTCAAAGTCTGCACTTGGTTAGTGAGACTTGATTTTAGCATTTGTGAATAACTAAATATATACTTCTTTAAGGAGTTGGCTTGCAGTTGCAATAGTACTAGATATGTCGAAACTATTACTCGAAACCAAACAGCACTGTGATGAGTTAATAACTGATTTGTTTACCAGAAAAGGTGCTTCGACATGAGGATCTCAAAGGAGCCCCTCTTTTGATTTTAGCAAACAAGCAAGTGAGTGTGCCTATTCTCTTCCTCTCCAAAAAAACAAATGTTTGGTTTCCTCTTTTTCTTTTTGCCCTCTTTGGTTTGCGTATCAACACAGTGATGGCAGCATGCTTGACATTCTTGCTATTGTAGGATCTTCCTGAAGCAGTATCATCTGAAGAACTTGCTCGGTATCTAGATTTAAAGAAGTTGGACGAAAGAGTCTACATGTTTGAAGCTGTGTCAGCATATGATGGGTAAGTGAGAGAGGTTGTATAAACTTTTCAAATCTCAACCTCTGATGATccatttccattttattttcaaTAAAGATCTAGATATCTGATGTAAGGGGAAAATAACCATCAAGCCAAGCTAGTACATAATTAAGTGCTTACTGAATGGACTTTTTTCTGATGTGTATATGTTACTTGAGGGTATTAGAGTTAGTTAGTCTCCTAGTTTGTTACTATTAATTAATAGGTGGTAGGTGAAAATCCAACTTACTGCCTATGAACAATAAGTTGGATTGAAATGGGCAGCTAGGCATTTGAGTGAATTGGGACTTTTGGGCATTGGGAGGGCACAGACCCTTGAAGTTCTGTGTTATTGTTCTGTAATCTAGGGGATTCTTCCCTATTTCTTTATATTACAATTCTAGTTCTTATCACTTTCCTTTGAAATGTTGCAGGCTGGGGATCAGGGAAAGTGCGGAATGGCTAGTGGAAGTGATGGAGAGAAGCAAGAGGACTGAAATGTTGAGATTGCGGGCAGGTGCAATGGGTCCAGGTTCTGTCTAGAGGTTGTGACATTAACTTAAAAAAGACGACTCCATTCATTTATAGCTATGTATATCCAAATTTGAAAGTACATGATTAGAAGTCATCACGATAAAAAAGGAAACAAACAACTTGGTGTTACATTAAACTGAGCCTTGATATTTAGTCATGCTTTAATTTGTAATACATCTGTTTCATACGAGGCTCACTCTCCAGTATCTCATACAGCAAGTTTTCTTCAGACATGCCCTATATAATCAATCTGTCAAGTATTTGAGCAGGAGGGTTTTCTGCTTCTGCCTCCTTGCACCCTTTTGTCAATTCGAGATTTAAACTCCCTATTTGAATAAATTTAATTTACTTTCCTTTCTGTAGAACTATATGGACATTACACTGCCATACAGATCCAGGTAGTGATGTGACATTGTGTAAAATACAAGTTACGAAGTCGATAAACTTGGGTGTAGCTGAACTTTTGTGAAAGGAGTCTGATTGGAGGAGCTACATATGTTTGATTATTATTTTGTTGGTAAAAAAGATTGATTTCCATGTATGCTTGTGGGGAAAAAATTACGTATAGTTTAGCCCTCTATCAAAAGTAACTATACGACAGTCTGTAAAAGCAGTGTCTGAAACTTCATTTATCATCAGTTAcaattttattttgattttgttgGATTCCTAAAACATGGAAATATAGGTTGATTTATTTATAACTTTTTTTATAGATTTATTTGTTAGTTTAAAAGTGTAATAGAAGAACAAACTGAGCAGGGATGTTCTTAGAAGCAAAGCTCATTCCAGAGAGACACTCTCCCTCAAATGGATGTAGCCACCAACTCCAAATATCATCCCCAACTATATATCTCCACCATCTCTCAAGTTTTCCTTACTCTTTTTTATCTTAGTTTTTTTTTTGGCACATGTTCCGGAAGATAAGAGATGAATCGAACTTTAGGGTTCATTTAATTTTCTAATTCATTTGCAAAAATGATGATAAGATGGGAGGTAGTAATAATGTTAATGATCTCTTGGATTTTAACTACATTCCCTCCAAAATTTAACTAATATTAATGGGTTATAAGCGGTGGCAGGGGTTGGACAGTTGGTGAAAGTACTGTCCTTTAGGTTTCATGTTTAAATTTTGTTAGGTGTGTTATGTTTAAATTTTGTTAGGTGTTAACAAACAATCTTTGTATTGAGTCAGTCTAATAGAGTTTTGTTATGATTTTAAATGGGTCTGGAGAATGAAATTCATCCCGCAGGGTCGGATATCTATGTTtttgaaaaaatatattttaaattacAAAAATTATATGTTAGTCAAGAGTGTGTGGGTGTTAGAGAAGTATGAAACTAACTTGTCAAGCTCTAGTGCCTCACTAGGATGACCTTAAATCTGTGCAATTTAGGAATTCCAGTTAGAAAGTCATGGACAAATCTTCCAAAACAACATCAAGAATGGGAAGGGATCGTATTATTAGCAGGTTTTTTTTTAAACAATACATATGAACAATGAGAAGCATCAACTAGAATCCTAGATCAGTAATCACATTCATCATCTTAGATCGATATGATTAGATCAACATTATCTACCTAGAATCAAAGCAGCCTCTGAGAGTCCACTGAGAAAAAGCTACCATTTACCTGATCTGCATTTATATCAGTCTAACAGATCTATAAACAACACAAGCTTAATACATGCTCATCAATTGGTCAAAAGATATAATTAGTTAATaaattttagaaaaaaaatatCATCATATATTAATAATTCAAAACATATTCTAAATAATTAATGTTAATCCATGTAATTACATGTGACCTTTATTATATCTCTAAGAAAATTCATATAATAAAACAATCAAACATGACAACGGATATATATGTTCTGCAACTCATAACACACCCAACAAAAGAAAACACAAAAACAAGAAACCAAACTGTTATTTCCCACCCATAACAAACAATGCAGACTAGAACAACATTCAAACTCAGCATAAATCAGGTCTAGTTCTCTTACAAACCGAAATGCAACCTTTGTGTTGATCCCTCAAGATCCTAATCTCACAACACTCCCTCAAATCCTCAAGACTCACATACTGTTGTTTCACCATCCTTAAAGAATCACCCCCTACATCATGAATCCATATATAAGGTTGACAAGTCTCATCATAGTAATACAACAAACTCTTCAATCCCACATCATTGCTTCCACTTCTCCCAGGCATATAAGCCTTATATATGCCTTTACTTTTCACTCTCTTAGAACACCCTGGCTTCAAAATATGAACCTTCTTCAGTATTGACCCTACCCTTATCTGCAACTCCACTGGCCTATCACTCAGGTTACAAATCCTTGTCCCTAATCCATAAGTCTGATCATAGCAGCTATCAAAGCAACCGCCAAATGATACAAGACTCAAACCTCTCATTTTCTCCATCATAGACTCTAATTGCTTCTTAGTCATCTTAATGTTCTCACAAAAGTTTGTCATATAGAAGCCTCATTTATgtatctatatatatatatataatataagtCTCTTCAAGTCATTCATGTCCTTCTAATAAAGATGAGTTCTTTGGCAACTTTTGTCAATGAGAATTAATATTATAGGAGtttaaattatttaataattatgCACCAATCATATCTTATCACGTACGTATGTATTATGGATTTTTTTGATATGGTTGTAATTCTATATTAGAAATACATGTGTATTTAATCTGGACCATTAAAATATCATTCAAATGGGGATCTTTATCATTTTTGataaattttaataaattatttataaaataaattgctcttatttaattttttttatcaaattaTATACACAATGTAGTTATTagactcttttttttttaaaattatttgaAC from Lathyrus oleraceus cultivar Zhongwan6 chromosome 1, CAAS_Psat_ZW6_1.0, whole genome shotgun sequence includes:
- the LOC127078578 gene encoding uncharacterized protein LOC127078578, whose amino-acid sequence is MFSLFYGLWQYMFSKLELHVLILGIDKAGKTTLLEKMKSVYTNVEGLPPDRIVPTVGLNIGRIEVANRKLVFWDLGGQLGLRSIWEKYYEEAHAVVFVVDASCPSRFEDSKSALEKVLRHEDLKGAPLLILANKQDLPEAVSSEELARYLDLKKLDERVYMFEAVSAYDGLGIRESAEWLVEVMERSKRTEMLRLRAGAMGPGSV
- the LOC127078585 gene encoding uncharacterized protein LOC127078585 gives rise to the protein MTNFCENIKMTKKQLESMMEKMRGLSLVSFGGCFDSCYDQTYGLGTRICNLSDRPVELQIRVGSILKKVHILKPGCSKRVKSKGIYKAYMPGRSGSNDVGLKSLLYYYDETCQPYIWIHDVGGDSLRMVKQQYVSLEDLRECCEIRILRDQHKGCISVCKRTRPDLC